A stretch of DNA from Raphanus sativus cultivar WK10039 unplaced genomic scaffold, ASM80110v3 Scaffold4666, whole genome shotgun sequence:
tttagattgaaagtttaatttattatgactTTTGTGTCTTGATTTTCTTTAGATTTCATAAttcttatgttacatattttttaaaaataattttaaactatttcttaatattttgtatgtcaaataaaaatacaaaaatggaaactgaagttaattattttcaaaaaaaattaaacataaaatatatacatatccatactattactttatgtttgaaaacatttaaaatattaactttagtttttatatatttattttcatagctaatatattatcttataataaaactaattcatttactaaaccgcGGTTCACCCACGGTTGATCCAATGATTCAGAGACCTGGTAAATCGTCTGATTCAGTATCCTGGTCGGGTGTCAAAACATTGGTTTATAggatttctttatatttgatgttgacgatagAAAATAGAGCCTCTACGATTTCCTTTCTTTAATGAAATCGACGTAACCGCCATATAATCAATTAGAAAttccactcatcccactctaataatgtttagtaactGATGacgattcaagtccaaaagactaacatttggtctattggtattagcacataaactctatggtatcttcccatgttacactatgcaaggaaaccaataacttccctgatgcatgctatccgtgtttacattttaaaaaccgtgaacatgattagtatactcttaaaacttaactaaacaaaaaaagaattattacTTCCGAtctgagagaaatttaaaaacgttgcctggttgctaaagttatttaaaattgatgtaaaccacacaccaccctcaccattaatcatttgcaccacactaaccatttattgtgaaaaccattactaaatgcaacaagtcaGCAAGCCCGAATATCACAaatagttagaaattgtctttatcatgatcgttatagatgctaacatctcatttactaattaacaaattgattttttactaGGAAAATTTGGTGAAATTGTTTCattccggttaaaatagaagttgtccattaaatagaggagtttatgaaccatttatagtttttagctaaaaacatatttagattcatattaagattagttgatatttttaaataagggtggacaaacaagaatttcgttatgaacacacacaaaatcttccattataacaaaactaatatagaaaataattttatgtttcttattttaagatacatctttttgaaagaccttgaaactaaagtaacacatacaactcgcactctatattttaaaagtcaacatagtaattttaaaaatatatattagatactcaccaattattttatcaaaaattgacacttcacccatattttttttataaaatttgaacaGTATtacatctttctattatttgaactaaatatattagtaaaagttttatagttcatatatagttattttaataattaataatataaatatgttttctatataaaacatcaactttgtttaTGACTATcggctttttattctatttttattaaatcgattagtaacaaccacttatcCTATTCtactttgaactaaacaacttcaaacaaagtcaCCACTATCAATAAAtatcagaaaatattatttttaatatatttttattttcatatttaacatattttattttttaagaccatataataatttatatatttatgtaaaagtataacatacgaacccggcgcgtagcgccggagtATACTAGTATACTATAAAACTATATACTGGTCAGTTTATGAGACTGAGTTCAGTTTTTCACATTCACAGGATGGAGCAGCTTTGTTGGTATGTGACTTCGTGGCAACAATGTGGGTGTGGCCCGCCTCCCCAGTTATCGTAAACAGGCCTCCAGGAACACCCGCCCTGTTGGGTCTCGTAGTACGGCCCAAAATGATATGCCTGAAACATCGGCATCAGTTGGGAAACCGGAGCTGGGGCCGGAACCAGAATCGGAACTGGATCCTGAGCCGGAGTTGGCGCTGGAACCTGTACCGGAACTGGAGCTGGGACCTTCTCGGGCTCTTTGGGCTTCTCAGAAGGTTGAGTCTGGGCTGGAGTAGGCTTGGGTGGTTCCAGGATCACGATGGACTTAATAGAACGGCCTCCTTTGTTGCAAAGTTTGTTCATAAGCTTCTCAGGATCGTAACAAACCACCTTGATGGTGATTGTGTTAGTCTTCTCATCGTACACTTCGTCTCttatttcttgttttgtttttgcaaaTCAACAAAAAGATCGTATTATTCACCTAGCTTTATGCCATTTACAACCGCAATAATTCAAAGGAGCAGAGAGAAACTAACGAGGGAACTTGCGGAGAGCTTTCTTGGCCTTTCTTTCGCATTTGGCACATGCTAGATCGACCGTCAACTTCATTATCGTAACCTGTTATTGTTCATCATATAATTTGATTACTATAGaattagttttaagaaaaagagAAGTAATATGAAAATTCAGATCCGGAAAAAGAAATTAGTATATACCTTCTCCGTCATAGCTTGGGTGTCTCGAAGTCAAGAAGGAAAGTTTTATGTGCATATTATGTCTTGCAGGATCTACAATATCACTAATATAAAGGGgtacaaataaaatgaaaaaaaggagaaaaagagagagataagtTTATTTCTTTCTGTTATAACGAAatatctttaatatattttgtatggaaaatatattttcgaaGTTTCTGAAAGCATATTGTCTTTAACAAAGAAGCCGACATTCTTACACAACTGATAATTACGAAAATGGGCTCGCATGTTTCAAAGTACGACCACAGAGCGTGTCCTTGTAGTGGTCCGATTCCTCGATATGTATCCATATGTTTCTGTGGTGCTGAATTGCTGATGAAATACGCCGAGGTCGATGAAATGGATGTAAAAGGACTGTCTGGGTTTGATGTTTCCATAAAGATTCTATTAAAGTAAGAAGGATGAGTTGATAAAATCCAATTTCGAAacctgaaatttttaaaataaaaagtgaaatgATATTGACAATGAGATCATTTTTGGATATTTcttgcttttattttatttttaaaggactaaagtttatgatttatgttaTGTTAGTCTTTTAATTTCTAACCGAATTGTTGCTGTGAAGTTTGTTTGCACTAACACGGCAACCCGAACTGGTTCAGTTAACTTCACTTTATTCTCTTCAACCTTTTCtccatatatttaaaatgaatatcatgaaaaaaaattgacacaaaaaaattattcagaAGAAAGTTAACGAGGTTAGACACTTGGAGAAATGAGAAAAGTCTggagagaaaacaaaaactgtGGTAGTCTAGTTGTTCCCACTTGAAAAAGAGTTGTCATGTGGGTTTAACTGTTTAAGACTATCTGATCAATTTTCTTCAAAACATGGACTAAAACTTATCTCAGCCACTCCCATTTTAGCCACTCAAATAGTGTGCTTAGATCCCTTTAAAACCGATAAATAAATAACTCAATAACTACATTCAGCCTG
This window harbors:
- the LOC130507512 gene encoding protein PYRICULARIA ORYZAE RESISTANCE 21-like; the encoded protein is MTEKVTIMKLTVDLACAKCERKAKKALRKFPQIRDEVYDEKTNTITIKVVCYDPEKLMNKLCNKGGRSIKSIVILEPPKPTPAQTQPSEKPKEPEKVPAPVPVQVPAPTPAQDPVPILVPAPAPVSQLMPMFQAYHFGPYYETQQGGCSWRPVYDNWGGGPHPHCCHEVTYQQSCSIL